The following proteins are encoded in a genomic region of Triticum dicoccoides isolate Atlit2015 ecotype Zavitan chromosome 1B, WEW_v2.0, whole genome shotgun sequence:
- the LOC119332873 gene encoding malate dehydrogenase, cytoplasmic produces the protein MIARGVMLGADQPVILHMLDIEFAAEALKGVKMELIDAAFPLLKGVVATTDVVEACTGVNVAVMVGGFPRKEGMERKDVMTKNVSIYKAQASALEAHAAPNCKVLVVANPANTNALILKEFAPSIPEKNISCLTRLDHNRALGQISERLGVQVSDVKNAIIWGNHSSSQYPDVNHATVKTPSGEKPVRELVQDDEWLNGEFIATVQQRGAAIIKARKLSSALSAASSACDHIRDWVLGTPEGTFVSMGVYSDGSYGVPAGLIYSFPVTCSGGEWTIVQGLPIDEFSRKKMDATAQELSEEKALAYSCLA, from the exons ATGATTGCCAGGGGAGTTATGCTTGGTGCAGACCAGCCTGTTATTCTGCATATGCTGGATATTGAATTTGCTGCTGAAGCTCTTAAAGGTGTCAAGATGGAGTTGATTGATGCCGCATTTCCACTTCTCAAGG GAGTTGTTGCAACAACTGATGTTGTTGAGGCCTGCACTGGTGTGAATGTTGCGGTTATGGTTGGTGGATTCCCcaggaaggaaggaatggaaaggaAGGATGTTATGACGAAAAATGTTTCAATCTACAAAGCTCAAGCATCTGCTCTTGAAGCTCATGCAGCCCCCAATTGCAAG GTTCTGGTTGTTGCCAACCCAGCAAACACCAATGCTCTCATCCTGAAGGAGTTTGCTCCATCTATCCCTGAGAAGAACATCAGTTGTTTGACCCGCCTAGACCACAACAGGGCACTCGGTCAGATTTCTGAGAGACTTGGTGTCCAAGTTTCTGACGTGAAGAATGCTATTATCTGGGGTAATCACTCGTCCAGTCAGTACCCTGATGTTAACCACGCCACTGTGAAGACTCCCAGTGGAGAGAAGCCTGTTCGTGAACTTGTTCAAGATGATGAATG GCTAAATGGGGAGTTCATTGCCACTGTCCAGCAGCGTGGTGCTGCAATCATCAAAGCGAGGAAGCTCTCCAGTGCTCTCTCTGCTGCCAGCTCAGCTTGTGATCACATCCGTGACTGGGTTCTGGGAACCCCTGAG GGAACATTTGTTTCCATGGGTGTGTACTCTGATGGTTCATACGGTGTGCCTGCTGGTCTTATCTACTCCTTCCCAGTAACGTGCAGTGGTGGTGAATGGACAATTGTTCAAG GTCTCCCGATCGATGAGTTCTCGAGGAAGAAGATGGATGCGACCGCCCAGGAGCTGTCGGAGGAGAAGGCGCTGGCCTACTCATGCCTCGCGTAA